One window from the genome of Streptomyces sp. NBC_00287 encodes:
- a CDS encoding glycerophosphodiester phosphodiesterase family protein — MPQHHIGRRSLLLATATMPVATAAVPAQAAARGGPLVIGHRGAAGWRPEHTAASYTYAVQTGADWIEPDLVPTRDHVLVVRHENEISGTTDVAAHPEFAGRRTTKTVDGRPVTGWFTEDFTLAELKTLRAVERLPQIRNRNTVFDRREEILTFQEVVDLAKRLSRTYGRTIAVFPETKHPTYFRSIGLPLEPKLAQVIRRNRLGARECVVQSFEPTSLKRMTDLGVPLWQALGTTGGPYDLVSAGDPTTYKDMMTPTGLAEIAEYADWIGPDKSSIVAPDTGAPTALLGDAHAAGLKVGPYTFRAENQYLPANFRRGTTATDFGDAFAEYALHYRLGVDAVVTDFPDLAVLARRT, encoded by the coding sequence ATGCCCCAGCACCACATAGGACGCCGCTCCCTGCTGCTCGCCACCGCCACCATGCCGGTGGCCACCGCAGCCGTGCCCGCCCAAGCCGCCGCTCGTGGTGGGCCGTTGGTCATCGGTCACCGGGGAGCGGCCGGCTGGCGTCCCGAGCACACGGCCGCGTCGTACACCTACGCCGTGCAGACCGGCGCCGACTGGATCGAACCCGACCTGGTGCCGACGAGGGACCATGTCCTGGTGGTCCGGCACGAGAACGAGATCTCGGGGACCACGGACGTGGCCGCGCACCCGGAGTTCGCGGGCCGCCGTACGACGAAGACCGTGGACGGGCGTCCGGTGACGGGCTGGTTCACCGAGGACTTCACTCTCGCCGAGCTGAAGACCCTGCGCGCGGTCGAGCGGCTCCCGCAGATCCGCAACCGCAACACCGTCTTCGACCGGCGCGAGGAGATCCTCACCTTCCAGGAGGTGGTGGACCTGGCGAAGCGGCTGTCGCGGACGTACGGCCGTACGATCGCCGTCTTCCCGGAGACCAAGCACCCGACGTATTTCCGCTCGATCGGCCTGCCGCTGGAGCCGAAGCTGGCGCAGGTGATCCGCCGCAACCGGCTGGGAGCCCGGGAGTGCGTGGTGCAGTCCTTCGAGCCGACGAGCCTCAAGCGCATGACCGATCTGGGCGTGCCGCTGTGGCAGGCGCTGGGGACCACGGGCGGGCCGTACGACCTGGTCTCGGCCGGGGACCCGACGACGTACAAGGACATGATGACGCCCACGGGCCTCGCGGAGATCGCCGAGTACGCGGACTGGATCGGCCCGGACAAGTCGTCGATCGTGGCACCGGACACGGGCGCCCCCACCGCGCTGCTGGGGGACGCCCATGCCGCAGGCCTCAAGGTCGGCCCGTACACCTTCCGCGCGGAGAACCAGTACCTGCCGGCGAACTTCCGCCGCGGAACCACGGCGACCGACTTCGGCGACGCCTTCGCGGAGTACGCCCTGCACTACCGCCTCGGCGTGGACGCGGTGGTGACGGACTTTCCGGATCTGGCGGTGCTCGCACGGCGGACGTGA
- a CDS encoding mycothiol-dependent nitroreductase Rv2466c family protein, producing the protein MSDSAKTPVDFWFDPLCPWAWMTSRWVLEVEKVRDIEVRWHIMSLAVLNEPKIDELPEEYRELLETKAWQPIRVVTAAWQKHGSEILGPLYTALGTRIHNEGQGPTREAVVGALADTGLPADLIDYFDQKDFEFDAELRASHKEGIDKVGQDVGTPVIAVPGDDGEQIAFFGPVVTPTPKGEEAARLWDGTLAVASVPGFYEIKRTRTKGPDFSNL; encoded by the coding sequence ATGTCCGATTCCGCGAAGACCCCTGTCGACTTCTGGTTCGATCCGCTGTGCCCCTGGGCCTGGATGACCTCCCGCTGGGTGCTGGAAGTGGAGAAGGTCCGCGATATCGAGGTCCGCTGGCACATCATGAGCCTGGCCGTGCTGAACGAGCCGAAGATCGATGAGCTGCCCGAGGAGTACCGCGAGCTGCTGGAGACCAAGGCCTGGCAGCCGATCCGGGTGGTGACCGCGGCCTGGCAGAAGCACGGCTCCGAGATCCTCGGCCCGCTGTACACCGCGCTCGGCACCCGTATCCACAACGAGGGTCAGGGCCCGACCCGGGAAGCCGTAGTAGGCGCCCTTGCCGACACCGGTCTGCCCGCCGACCTGATCGACTACTTCGACCAGAAGGACTTCGAGTTCGACGCCGAGCTGCGCGCCTCCCACAAGGAAGGCATTGACAAGGTCGGCCAGGACGTCGGCACCCCGGTGATCGCGGTCCCCGGTGACGACGGCGAGCAGATCGCCTTCTTCGGCCCGGTCGTCACCCCCACCCCGAAGGGCGAGGAGGCCGCCCGCCTCTGGGACGGCACCCTCGCCGTGGCCTCGGTCCCCGGCTTCTACGAAATCAAGCGCACCCGCACCAAGGGGCCGGACTTCAGCAACCTCTGA
- the pepN gene encoding aminopeptidase N, whose protein sequence is MPGENLTRDEARERAALLSVDGYDVSLDLRSAVGDWPENGPRTFRSVTTIRFRCAEPGATTFVDLIAPGVTALSLNGRDLDPSEVFDGSRIALEDLAAENELVVDAQCAYSRTGEGLHRFVDPEDGEVYLYTQYEPADSRRVHACFEQPDLKAPFRFEVRAPEGWTVWSNGVGKRADGVWRFAETKPISTYITCVVAGPYHYVTDTYERVLPDGTTLHIPLGAMCRKGLAPHFDADDVFLVTKQGLDFFHDHFDYPYPFGKYDQAFVPEYNLGAMENPGLVTFREEYIFRGKVTQASYESRANVILHEMAHMWFGDLVTMEWWDDLWLKESFADFMGSFATVGATRFTDGWITFANRRKAWAYRADQLPSTHPITADIRDLQDAKLNFDGITYAKGASVLKQLVAYVGQDAFLEGARRYFKRHAYGNTRLGDLLSVLGETSGRDMGVWARSWLQTAGVNSLTPQVLLDPDGRVAELAVVQEAAESYPELRPHRVAVGLYRRTEGVLERYARVEVDVAGARTVVSELAGSEAPDLVLVNDDDLTYCKTRFDETSLETLRSALGDMTDPLARALCWSALWNMTRDALLPAREFIDLVLTFAARESDIGVLQMLHAWAESAAVHYTAPDRREQAGRLLAEGASLQLHAAEAGSEHQLAWARFFARVADAPSDFELLSALLDGTATLPGLDVDQELRWAFLDALAARDVVGDKELAAELARDDTASGKRHQVRCLAARPQASVKAQAWAQVAESDELSNALVEATIAGFARPSQRELTAPYTQKYFAAIERVWAERSIQIGMVVVQGLFPSLQESQETLDATDAWLSAHEEAAPALRRLVLEARDDLARALRGQACDAAAALA, encoded by the coding sequence GTGCCCGGTGAGAATCTGACCCGCGACGAGGCCCGGGAGCGGGCCGCACTGCTGTCCGTCGACGGGTACGACGTGTCCCTCGACCTGCGCTCCGCGGTCGGCGACTGGCCGGAGAACGGGCCGCGCACCTTCCGCTCGGTCACCACGATCCGCTTCCGCTGTGCCGAGCCGGGCGCCACCACCTTCGTCGACCTGATCGCGCCGGGCGTCACCGCCCTCTCGCTCAACGGCCGGGACCTCGACCCGAGCGAGGTCTTCGACGGCTCCCGGATCGCCCTGGAGGACCTCGCCGCCGAAAACGAGCTCGTCGTCGACGCGCAGTGCGCCTACTCCCGTACCGGCGAGGGCCTGCACCGCTTCGTCGACCCCGAGGACGGCGAGGTGTACCTGTACACCCAGTACGAGCCGGCCGACTCCCGCCGGGTCCACGCCTGCTTCGAGCAGCCGGACCTCAAGGCGCCGTTCCGCTTCGAGGTGCGGGCGCCCGAGGGCTGGACGGTGTGGAGCAACGGCGTGGGCAAGCGGGCGGACGGGGTGTGGCGGTTCGCGGAGACCAAGCCGATCTCGACGTACATCACCTGTGTGGTGGCCGGTCCCTACCACTATGTGACGGACACCTACGAGCGGGTGCTGCCCGACGGTACGACCCTGCACATCCCCCTCGGCGCCATGTGCCGCAAGGGCCTCGCGCCGCACTTCGACGCCGACGACGTGTTCCTGGTGACCAAGCAGGGCCTGGACTTCTTCCACGACCACTTCGACTACCCGTACCCGTTCGGGAAGTACGACCAGGCGTTCGTGCCCGAGTACAACCTCGGCGCGATGGAGAACCCGGGGCTCGTGACCTTCCGCGAGGAGTACATCTTCCGCGGGAAGGTGACCCAGGCGTCGTACGAGAGCCGGGCCAACGTCATCCTGCACGAGATGGCGCACATGTGGTTCGGCGACCTGGTCACCATGGAGTGGTGGGACGACCTGTGGCTGAAGGAGTCCTTCGCCGACTTCATGGGCTCCTTCGCCACGGTGGGCGCGACCCGTTTCACCGACGGCTGGATCACCTTCGCCAACCGCCGCAAGGCCTGGGCGTACCGCGCCGACCAGCTCCCCTCCACGCACCCGATCACCGCGGACATCCGCGACCTGCAGGACGCCAAGCTCAACTTCGACGGGATCACCTACGCCAAGGGGGCTTCCGTCCTCAAGCAGTTGGTGGCGTACGTCGGCCAGGACGCGTTCCTGGAGGGCGCCCGCCGCTACTTCAAGCGGCACGCGTACGGCAACACCCGGCTCGGCGATCTGCTGTCGGTGCTCGGTGAGACCAGTGGCCGGGACATGGGCGTGTGGGCGCGGTCCTGGCTCCAGACGGCCGGGGTCAACTCCCTCACCCCGCAGGTGCTGTTGGACCCGGACGGGAGGGTCGCCGAGCTGGCGGTGGTGCAGGAGGCGGCGGAGTCGTATCCGGAGCTGCGGCCGCACCGGGTCGCGGTGGGCCTGTACCGCCGTACCGAGGGTGTTCTGGAGCGGTACGCGCGCGTGGAGGTGGACGTCGCCGGGGCGCGTACGGTCGTGTCCGAGCTCGCCGGTTCCGAGGCGCCGGATCTGGTGCTGGTCAACGACGACGACCTGACGTACTGCAAGACCCGCTTCGACGAGACGTCGCTGGAGACGCTGCGTTCCGCTCTCGGCGACATGACCGACCCTCTGGCCCGCGCGCTGTGCTGGTCGGCGCTGTGGAACATGACGCGGGACGCGCTGTTGCCGGCCCGGGAGTTCATCGACCTGGTGCTGACGTTCGCGGCGCGGGAGTCCGACATCGGCGTGCTCCAGATGCTGCACGCCTGGGCGGAGTCGGCGGCGGTGCACTACACGGCCCCCGACCGCCGCGAGCAGGCCGGCCGGCTGCTCGCCGAGGGCGCGTCGCTGCAGTTGCACGCCGCCGAGGCGGGCAGCGAGCACCAGCTGGCGTGGGCGCGGTTCTTCGCGCGGGTGGCCGACGCGCCCTCCGACTTCGAGCTGCTGTCCGCGCTGCTGGACGGCACGGCCACCCTGCCGGGTCTGGACGTCGACCAGGAGCTGCGCTGGGCGTTCCTGGACGCGCTCGCCGCCCGAGACGTGGTCGGCGACAAGGAGCTCGCCGCCGAACTCGCCCGCGACGACACCGCGTCCGGCAAGCGCCACCAGGTGCGCTGTCTGGCCGCGCGTCCGCAGGCCTCGGTCAAGGCCCAGGCGTGGGCGCAGGTGGCGGAGTCGGACGAGCTGTCCAACGCGCTGGTGGAGGCGACCATCGCGGGCTTCGCCCGGCCTTCGCAGCGGGAGCTGACGGCGCCGTACACCCAGAAGTACTTCGCGGCGATCGAGCGGGTGTGGGCGGAGCGGTCGATCCAGATCGGCATGGTGGTGGTGCAGGGCCTGTTCCCGTCCCTGCAGGAGTCCCAGGAGACCCTGGACGCCACGGACGCCTGGCTCTCCGCGCACGAGGAAGCCGCTCCGGCGCTGCGCCGGCTGGTGCTGGAGGCGCGGGACGATCTGGCGCGGGCGCTGCGCGGGCAGGCGTGCGACGCGGCCGCTGCTTTGGCCTGA